GATTAGAAATCTATGTCCTTGATAGTGCTACTGCTTCTGCCGTTCGTCGGCAGCTGCCTGGCGGCTGTCTTGCCGCACAACGCACGCAACAGCGAATCGCTGCTGGCCGGACTGGTCGCCCTGGTGGGCACTGTCCAGGTCGCTTTGATGTACCCGCAGATCGCCCATGGCGGCGTGATCCGTGAAGAATTCCTGTGGCTGCCGAGCCTGGGCCTGAACCTGGTCCTGCGCATGGACGGCTTCGCCTGGCTGTTCTCCTTGCTGGTGCTGGGCATCGGTACCCTGGTGTCGCTGTACGCGCGCTACTACATGTCGCCGCAAGACCCGGTACCGCGCTTCTTTGCCTTTTTCCTGGCGTTCATGGGTGCCATGCTCGGCCTGGTGATTTCCGGCAACCTGATCCAGATTGTATTCTTCTGGGAACTGACCAGCCTGTTCTCGTTCCTGTTGATCGGCTACTGGCACCATCGCGCCGACGCCCGCCGCGGTGCCTACATGGCCCTGATGGTCACCGGCGCGGGTGGCCTATGCCTGCTGGCGGGGGTACTGCTGCTCGGCCATGTGGTCGGCAGCTACGACCTGGACAAGGTCCTCGCTGCCGGTGAGCAGATTCGCAACCATGCCCTGTATCCCGTCCTGTTACCCCTGATCCTGCTCGGCGCGTTGAGCAAAAGCGCGCAATTCCCCTTCCACTTCTGGCTGCCCCATGCCATGGCGGCGCCCACCCCGGTCTCGGCCTACCTGCACTCGGCGACCATGGTCAAGGCCGGGGTATTCCTGCTGGCGCGGCTGTGGCCGGCGCTCTCCGGCACCGAGGAATGGTTCTGGATCGTCAGCGGCGCCGGCGCCGCCACCCTGGTGCTCGGCGCCTTTGCGGCGATGTTCCAGAACGACCTCAAGGGCCTGCTGGCCTATTCGACCATCAGCCACCTGGGCCTGATCACCCTGCTGCTGGGCCTGAACAGCCCGCTGGCAGCGGTCGCCGCGGTGTTTCACATCCTCAACCATGCCACCTTCAAGGCCTCGCTGTTCATGGCCGCAGGGATCATCGACCACGAAAGCGGCACCCGCGACATCCGCCGCCTCAGCGGTCTGTTCCGGCTCATTCCGTTCACCGCGACCCTGGCCATGGTCGCCAGCGCCGCGATGGCCGGGGTGCCATTGATGAACGGCTTCCTGTCCAAAGAGATGTTCTTCGCCGAAACCGTATTCATCAGCTCCACCGCCTGGGTCGAAGCGGCCTTGCCGGTCATCGCCACCCTAGCCGGTACCTTCAGCGTTGCCTATGCCTTGCGCTTTACCGTCGACGTGTTCTTCGGCCCGCCGGCCACCGACCTGCCGCACACGCCCCACGAGCCGCCGCGCTGGATGCGCGCGCCGGTCGAATTGCTGGTGATGACCTGCCTGGTGGTCGGTATCTTCCCGGCGCAATCGGTCGGCCCGCTGCTGGCCGCTGCCGCTTTGCCGGTGGTGGGCGGCACCCTGCCCGAGTACAGCCTGGCGATCTGGCACGGCTGGAACGCGCCGCTGATCATGAGCCTGATCGCCATGAGCGGCGGCATCATCCTTTACCTGCTGCTGCGCAACCAGCTCAAGCTCGGGCGTTTCCCGTCGCCGCCGCTGATCGAGCGCTTCAACGGCAAGCGCCTGTTCGAACACGGCCAGGTGCTGATCATGCGCACCGCCCGGCGTTTCGAACGGGTGTTCACCACCCGGCGCCTGCAAAAGCAGCTGTTCATGCTGGTGCTGATCGCCCTGCTGGCCGGCCTGCTGCCGATGCTGCACAGCGGCCTGAGCTGGGGTGACCGGCCGAAGATCCCGGGCTCGGGTGTGTTCGTCATGCTCTGGCTGATCGCCATTGCCTGCGCCCTGGGCGCTGCCTGGCAGGCCAAGTACCACCGTCTGGCGGCGCTGACCATGGTCAGTGTCTGCGGCCTGATGACCTGCATTACCTTCGTCTGGTTCTCGGCCCCGGACCTGGCCCTGACCCAACTGGTGGTCGAGGTGGTCACCACGGTGCTGATCCTGCTCGGCCTGCGCTGGCTGCCACGGCGGATAGAAGGCGTCTCGCCGCTGCCGGGCACCCAGGAGCGCGCACGCCTGCGCCGCCTGCGCGACCTGCTGCTGGCGGTCGGCGTCGGTGGCGGCATGGCGCTGCTGTCCTATGCCATGCTGACCCGCCCGACCCCCAACGACATCTCCTCGTTCTACCTGAGCCGGGCCTTGCCCGAAGGTGGCGGCAGCAACGTGGTCAACGTCATGCTGGTGGACTTCCGCGGCTTCGATACCCTCGGCGAGATCACCGTGCTGGTGGCCGTGGCCCTGGCGGTGTTCGCCCTGCTGCGACGCTTCCGCCCGCCCAAGGAGAGCATGCAGTTGCCGGCGCAGCAGCGCCTGCTGGCCCCGGACGTGGTCACCGACCTGGTCAACCCGCGCCACGCGGCCGACACCGCGCTGGGTTTCATGATGGTGCCGGCGGCGCTGGTGCGCCTGCTGCTGCCGATCGCCCTGGTGGTGTCGATGTACCTGTTCATGCGCGGCCACAACCAGCCAGGCGGCGGTTTCGTCGCCGGCCTGGTAATGTCGGTGGCGTTCATCCTCCAGTACATGGTGGCCGGCACCCAGTGGGTCGAGGCGCAGATGAGCCTGCGACCGCTGCGCTGGATGGGCACCGGGCTGCTCTGCGCGACCCTCACCGGGGTTGGCGCGATGCTGCTCGGCTACCCGTTCCTGACCACCCACACCGCGCACCTGCATTTGCCATTGCTGGGTGACACCCACCTGGCCAGTGCGCTGTTCTTCGATATCGGCGTGTTCACCGTGGTGGTCGGTTCGACCCTGCTGATCCTCACCGCGCTGGCTCACCAGTCGGTGCGTGGTCATCGCCCGGGCAGCCAACAGAAACCCACTCAAGCAGGAGCCGCCTGATGGAAGAAGTCATTGCAATCGCCATTGGCGTGCTCGCCGCCTCCGGGGTCTGGCTGATCCTGCGGCCACGGACCTTCCAGGTGGTCATGGGCCTGTGCCTGCTGTCGTACGGGGTCAACCTGTTCATCTTCAGCATGGGCAGCCTGTTCATCGGCAAGGAGCCGATCATCAAGGACGGCGTGCCCCAGGATCTGCTCAACTACACCGACCCGCTGCCCCAGGCCCTGGTGCTCACCGCGATCGTCATCAGCTTCGCCATGACCGCACTGTTCCTGGTGGTGCTGCTGGCATCGCGCGGTCTGACCGGGACCGACCATGTCGATGGCCGGGAGCCTAACGAATGAGTGCGATGAACCAACTGATCGCCGCACCCATCCTGCTGCCGTTGCTGACCGCAGCGCTGATGCTGCTGCTCGGGGAAAAACGCCGACCGCTCAAGGCGCGCATCAACCTGATCTCCAGCCTGCTCGGCCTGGGTATCGCCATTACCCTGTTGCTATGGGTGCAAGGTCAGGGCCAGGCCAGCTCGATTGGCGTCTACTTGCCCGGTAACTGGCCGGCGCCGTTCGGCATCGTGCTGGTGGTCGACCGTCTATCGGCCCTGATGCTGGTACTCACCGGCATCGTCGGGGTCAGCGCCCTGGTGTTCGCCATGGCCCGCTGGGACCGCGCCGGCGCCAGCTTCCACGCGCTGTTCCAGATCCAGCTGATGGGCCTGTATGGCGCCTTCCTGACCGCCGACCTGTTCAACCTGTTCGTGTTCTTTGAAGTGTTGCTGGCAGCCTCCTACGGCCTGATGCTGCATGGTTCGGGGCGCGCGCGGGTCAAGGCCGGCCTGCACTACATCGCCATCAACCTGCTGGCCTCGTCACTGTTTTTGATTGGTGCGGCGATGCTCTACGGCGTCACCGGCACCCTGAACATGGCCGACCTGGCCCTGAAAATCCCGCTGGTACCAGAGGCCGATCGCGGCCTGCTTCACGCCGGCGCGGCGATTCTGGCCACGGCGTTCCTGGCCAAGGCCGGGATCTGGCCACTGAACTTCTGGCTGGTGCCGGCATATTCGTCGGCCAGCGCACCGGTGGCCGCGCTGTTCGCGATCATGACCAAGGTCGGCTTCTATACCGTACTGCGCCTGTGGACCTTGCTGTTTTCCGGACAGGCCGGTGCTTCGGCGTTCTTTGGTGGCGACTGGCTGATCTACGGCGGCCTCGCCACCCTGGGCTGCGCGGCGGTATCGATACTGGCCGCGCAGCGCCTGGAGCGCATGGCCAGCCTGAGCATCCTGGTCTCGGCCGGCACCTTGCTGGCGGCCATCGGCTTCGGCCAGGCAACCCTGACCGCCGCCGCGCTGTTCTACCTGGTCAGCTCGACCCTGGCGCTGTGCGCGCTGTTTTTGCTGGCTGAGCTGATCGAGCGCTCGCGCTCGGCCAACGAGATTCCCCTGGATGATGAAGGCGACGGCCTGCCCTCGCCCGTCGAGTCGCTGCACCCACCCAAAGGCATCAACCTCGATGACGAACAGAAAGCGGTGATCGGCCAGGTGATCCCCTGGACCATGGCCTTCCTCGGCTTGAGCTTTATCGCCTGCGCCCTGCTGATCATCGGCATGCCGCCGCTGTCGGGCTTTATCGGCAAGCTCAGCCTGATCAGCGCACTGTTCAACCCGCAAGGGCTGGGTGTGGCGCCGGAGCAGCCGTTGAGTGTCGCCGGCTGGATGTTGGTGGCGTTGCTGGTACTGTCCGGCATGGCTTCGCTGATCGCTATGACCCGCGTTGGCATCCAGCGTTTCTGGACCCCGCAGGAGCGCCCTTCGCCGCTGCTGCGCCGCTTTGAGTGCATCCCCATCGTGGTGCTGCTGGGCTTGTGCGTGCTGCTCAGCCTGCGCGCCGAGCCGCTGCTGCGCTACACCCAGGACACCGCCGCCAGCCTGCAGGACCCCGAGCAATACGTCAGCGCCGTGCTCGGCACCCGACCGATTCCGGGGCCGACCAGCCTGGCCGCCAGCACCGAGGTGCAGCCATGAAGCGCCTGTTCCCTGCCCCGCTGCTGTCGCTGTCGCTGTGCCTGCTGTGGCTGCTGCTGAACCTCTCGGTAAGCCCGGGCAACCTGCTGCTGGGCGCCCTGCTCGGCGTTGTTGCGCCGCTACTGATGGCGCCGCTGCGCCCGCTGCAGGTACGCATTCGCCGCCCGGGCACCATCGTGCGCCTGATCCTGCGGGTCGGCGTCGATGTGCTGGTGTCCAACCTGCAGGTCGCCCGCGGCGTGTGGTCGGCCAAGCGCCGTCCGCCGCGCTCGCGCTTCGTGCACATTCCCCTGGAACTGCGTGACGCCCACGGCCTGGCCGCTTTGTCGATGATCACCACGGTGGTCCCAGGGACCATCTGGTCGGAGCTGGCACTGGATCGCAGCGTGCTTTTGCTGCATGTGTTCGATCTGGATGACGAGGCGCAGTTCATCGAGCACTTCAAGCACACCTATGAACGCCCGCTGATGGAGATCTTCGAATGACTGGCCTGCTTGCCAATGCCATTCTCGCCAGCCTGTTCATCTTCGCCCTGGCCATGGCCCTGACCCTGTGGCGGCTGTTTCGCGGACCTTCGGCGCAGGACCGGGTCCTGGCACTGGACTACCTGTATATCCTGGCCATGCTGATGATGCTGGTGCTGGGTATCCGCTACGCCAGCGACACCTATTTCGAAGGGGCACTGCTGATCGCGCTGTTCGGCTTTGTCGGCTCCTTCGCCCTGGCCAAATTCCTTCTGCGTGGCGAGGTGATCGAATGATCAATGCCAATGAATTGCCGTTGTGGGTCGAGGTGCTGGTGGCCGTGTTGCTGCTACTCAGCAGCCTGTTCGCCCTGAGCGGTGCGGTCGGCCTGATTCGCCTGAAGGACTTCTTCCAGCGCATGCACCCGCCAGCACTGGCCTCGACCCTGGGCGCCTGGTGCGTGGCCCTGGCCTCGATCCTGTACTTCTCGATGCTCAAGGAGTCACCGGTGCTGCATGCCTGGCTGATTCCGGTCCTGCTGTCGATCACCGTGCCGGTCACCACCCTGCTGCTGGCGCGCGCTGCATTGTTTCGCAAGCGCATGGCCGGGCATGATGTACCTGAAGAAGTCAGCAGTGGCCGCGACCGCGGCAACTGAACTCAGCCGCTGAGCTGCTGCAGCTCGCGGCGGACCATGGCGGCGTACTCGGGCGGGCTCAACTGGTAGAGCTGAGTGGCGACCCAGGCAAACCAGGCGCCTTGCAACTGCGGGCGCTGCGACAGCCACTGTTCGGCCAGGGCACGGGCCTGGGCCTGGTGCCGGGCATGAAAGTCGGCGCGGCTGGTGCGCTCGGCGGATGCGCTCACTCGCTGGCCTTGAAAGTGGTCAGCTCACCCTTCTGCCATTTGGCAACCTTGCGGGTCACGGCCTTGAGGGTCTTGCTCAAGCCTTCCTGCAACTGCTCGTGGGCGGCGAACACCAACACCACGCCCTGGCCTTCCTTGAAGACAATACCTTCGCCTTCAGGCACCGAGACAAAGGCATAGTCACCCAGGCCATACACCGTCAGTTTGATTTCGCGAAAACGGATTTCCAGCTTGCCACCTTCGCGGCTGGGCAACACTGCGGCGCGAAAATGATCGCCAACCTTGAGCTCCAGACGCTGCTTGTCATCCACCACCAATGCGGTTTCAGTATCGATCTCGGCCATGTACAGACCTTCCGCGTTTTGTTCGGTGACGTAAACAAAACGCGATTGAAACTGTTTGACCAGTTTCGCCCTGAGGTCGCCCAAAACAAACAGGGCATGTGTATCAAGATTGCTGACTGCCAAAGAAGAATTCCTCAAAAACCGATTACACGCCGCTCCCCCCGCAGGCCGTGAGGCAGCCGCAAGGCAACGGTACTTCAATTCGAAGTCTGAAAGACTAGTGGATTTGTGCATGAAAAGTCTGTGCAGACTGGCAAAGCAACCCGCAGGAATGTTTACCCATTACTGCAAGCTTTAGTCAGTTTGCAGATTTTCAGCAGATTTCCTTAAACGGAGACGCTTTTTCTGACAGCACTACCGCAACAAAAGTGCGATAGATGAGAGCAAGCCCTTTAGCAGGACGGGCTCCTGGAAATCATCCACAGAACACAGGGAAGCGAATATGCACGAAAACACCGAATTCCGTCGAGAGCCTAAAGGCGTTTCCTACAGAGAATATGCTGTTCACTCACACAACAGCACCCCGCGCTTCGTGGTAGTACCGGCCGGCATCGGCTTCTTTCACATCACCGAACAGGCCACCGGACGCGTCAGGGGCTTTCGCCGCGAGCATACCGAAGCCTGTGCCCTGGCCCGTCACCTGGAAAACTGACCGGCGCCTGGCTCAACCGGCCTGACGCGCAACGGCGGGCCGGTCATCCCCGTGCAACTGCTGCAGCCAGGCCGCCTGGCATTCCTGGGCTTCATTGCGGCTGGCGAAAGCCGTGCCTCGTCGTTCACCGTTGACCAGCACCACCCAGCACACGCGCTTGCCCAGCGCCTGTAGCGACGCAGGTACGCCGCTGCCAATCATCACTGCAACATCGACTTGGCTATTCATCATTCCCTCCGGAATTTATTAGCAACCTAACGATATGCGTATGATAAGACCTGGGCGCTCAGGGAAAAAGCTATCCCCGGCATAGCTGTTTTACATTGCAGGTAACAAAACCGCTCAACCCTGCTGCGGCCGGTAGCCCAGACGCAAGCCTCCCCAATGCCTGCCCTGCACCAGGATCGGTACCGACAGGTCGTGCATCAGTTCACCGGTATCGCGGGTATAGGTTTGCAACAACACCGGCTGTTGATGGCTGCCGCAGCGAATGCCGGTACGGTCGTCGAACTTGCGCTTGCTGCGATTGTGCGCGGTATCCAGGGCCGGGTCGCCGGTCAACGGCTGATTGAAGGCAGTGTTGTGGGTGGGCACATAGCCCTGCTGGGTACAGGCGATAGCAAACACCAGGCCCTCATGCAGCTTGAGCAACGGCTCCTGGATTGCCGGCAGAACCTGGTCGGTATAGTGATCAAAGCGGGTGCGAAAACGGGCCGGCGACGTGCCGGGGATTTGCTGGTAGTGGCGGTCGAACAAGTCCTCGAGACTGATGCGCCCTTGGGCAATATCGTTCTCAAACTGTTCGCCAATTCGCTGCGCGCCTTGACGGGCGAGGTCGTAAACACGCTGGTGATAGTCATCCAGGCCCACTTCGGCAAGACGCTCGCTGATGCTTTCAGCCTGCCCTTCCAGTTGCACTGCAGCCTGGGCCAGGCGCTGGGTTTGCTGGTCGCTGACCTGCAGGTCGCTGCGCATGCGCTCCACGGCCTCGAACAGGCTGTCCAGTTGCAGGCGGTTGGTCTCGGTGCCCTCGGCGATCTCGCCGATCTGCTGCTCGACCCCGGCAGCCAGCCCGGCAATGCTGTCCAGTTGCTCGCCGGTGTGTTCGACCTGGTCGACCCCGCTGTGCAGGTCATCGGACAGTTCGCGAATCTGCTCGACCACCTGCGCCGTACGCTGCTGGATATCGGCGACCATCTGCCCGACCTCTTCGGTAGCGCTGGCGGTGCGCCCGGCCAGGCCGCGGACCTCGTCGGCGACCACGGCAAAGCCACGCCCATGGTCACCCGCCCGGGCGGCTTCGATGGCAGCGTTGAGGGCCAGCAGATTGGTCTGGCTGGCGATGGTCTGGATGACCAGGGTAACCCGGGCAATGTCCTCGCTGCGCTGGTGCAGCGCCTCGATCAGTTCACGGCTGGCGGTAGCCCGCTCGCTCAGGTGATGCATGCGCTGGATCGACTCGGCCAGCACCGTGCGCCCGGCGGCGCTGCTTTCGTGAGCACTGCGGGCAGCGACCAGGGCCTGTTGGCTCAACTGCGAGGTGGCCTTCTCGGTGCCGATCATCACTTCGGCGCTGCTGACAATCTGCGCAGCGGCATCCAGTTGCGATTGCAGCTTGCCGGCCAACTGTTGCACCGAGAACGCCACTCCGGCCGCCGACAGTGCATTGTCGCTGGTGGTTCGGGCCAGGTCGCGGGTCAGCTCGGCCAGGGGCTCGCGGGTTTGCTGCACGACAATCGTCGCCTTGCGCAAGCGCGGTAGCCACAGCGCCAGCAAGGCCAGCGGCAGGCCGATATAGAACGAAAGCCCGGCAAACGCCATAGCTGCCAGCAACCCTGCCAGCACCAGGCTTTGCAAAACCGTATCTGACCACGGCGCAACGGCGAACGGCGCAGCTTGCCCTTCAACCACGGCGCCAGGCAGAGATCCTTCTCGCATCATGTTTTGGCTCCATCGCAGCACGTCTTGTTGTGCGGCCATTAAACGCCACTATTAGGCCATTAGCCATGCTTCCTTGGGTGTAAGACCGGTGCCCTTGATACAGGGCAAGAAAAGCAAAACCCCCGAAGATCGCTCTGCGGGGGTTTGCGGTGACACCTGCGCGGGTCAGGCCTGGCGCTGGTGCTTGTCGATCTGCTCGTGACGCTCTTGAGCTTCGATGCAGTACTTGGTGGTCGGGCTGATCAGCAGGCGCTTGAGGCCGATCGGCTCACCGCTGTCGTCGCACCAGCCGAAGCTCTCGTCAGCAATGCGGCCCAGGGCCATTTCCAGCTGCGGCAGCAGGCGCTGGTCACGGTCGATGGTATTGACCAACCAATGGCGCTCTTCTTCGACCGAGGCGGCATCGGCAGGATCGGCAGGCGTGTCCAGGCTTTCGATGGTTACACGGCTTTGCTCGATGCGCTCATGGATTTCGACCTTCATCTGCTGCAGCAGCGAGGTGAAGAAAGCCAGTTGCTCAGCGTTCATGTAGTCATCGGCCGGCATGGCCAGCAACTTTTCCTTTGTCATTGATTTCTCTATAAAAAATACGTGCATTAAGGCGAATCGGGTGCTCCTGGCGAACAGCTCGCCAGCAGCGGAATTCTTCAAGCACCATCCGGCACTCAATTTACAGGGGGCGGCAGTCTAAGGCCGAGATTCACACTGGGCAACAGAAATGACGGTGCAAATGACCGAAAAGGCCCTGCAGGCCCTCCCCCGGCGCTGGTTTATAACAAAAAAACCGCGGCGCAGGCGCTTTCCCGGGGACAAACGGTCATTCTCCGACAAAAACCTTGTAACAAAGATCCCCTCAACCGAGCAACTGGCTCAACACCGCGCGCAACTTGCCAGGCTTCACCGGCTTGTTCAGCAAGGGTGCGCCCAGGCGCTGCATGGCCCGGCGGCTCTGGTCGCTGCGGTCAGCGGTGATCATCACGGCAAAGATGCTGCAGGCGAAATGGCGACGCAAATCGCGCACCACCTCGCAACCGGTTACGCCGTGGTCCAGATGGAAATCTGCCAGGATCAGCTCCGGCGCCCGGCCGTCGAGCACCACCAGGGCGCTGGCATAGTCGCTGGCGGTAAGCACCTCGCAGCCCCATTGCTGCAGCAGCGCGGCCATGCTTTGCTGGATGCTCAGTTCATTGTCCAGCACCAGCAACCGGCGCCCTGGCAATGGGTCGCCAACACTGGGCAGCACCAGCGTCGATGGCGGCAACTCACTGGGCTGCTCACTCGACAATGGCACATCGATGCTGAACACCGAGCCGCGTCCCGGCCATGAGCGGACCTGCACCGGGTAATCAAGAATGCGCGCGATCCGCTCGACAATCGCCAGCCCCAGCCCGACGCCTTTGCGATCAGCGGCGCGGCCAACATCCAGCTGGTTGAATTCAAGAAAGATCGACTGCAATCGATCGGCGGCAATGCCACGGCCGCTGTCCCAGACTTCCAGACGCAGGTACTCGCCCCGGCGCCGCGCGCCGAGCAGGATGCTTCCGTGCTCGGTGTAGCGGCAGGCATTGCTGAGGAAGTTGCGCAGGATCCGTGTGAGCAGGCGCAGGTCGGTGCGTACCGCCAGGCGCGCGCTGCGCAGGCGCAGGCTGAGCCCGGCGGCCTCGGCCACGGGCTGGAACTCCGAGGCCAGCGGCGCCAGCACTTCATCCAGGCGGTACAGCTCGAGGTCGGGCTTGATCGCCGCCTGGTCCAGCCGCGAGATATCCAGCAGGTCGGTGAGCAGGTCCTCCGCGCCTTCCAGGGCCTGGTGGGCACGCTCGACCAGTTGCTGCTCACTCTTCGCTAGCGATCGCTCGCGCAAGGTCGAGATCAGCAGCCGGGCGGCATTGAGCGGTTGCAGCAGGTCGTGGCTGGCCGCCGCCAGGTACTTGTCCTTGCTGCGATTGGCCGCCTGAGCGGCGTCGCGCGCCTCGATCAGCTCATTGGTGCGCTCGGCGACCCGCTGCTCGAGTTGGTCGTTAAGTTGCTGCAGGCGCGCCTGGGCCTGCTTGCGTTCGGTGATGTCGGCGACAAAGCCTTCGACCACGCCCTCTTCGTCGGGCCGCAGCAGCAGGTTCATCAGCACGTCGATATGGCTGCCATCTCGCCGGCGTAGCTGGGTCTCATAGCCGATCAGCGCCTGCTCGCGCTGCAGTACCTGGGCGATGGCCAGCAGTTCATCCTGGCCGCCGGCGAACAGATGGCTGGCCAGGTCGTTGCGCGACAGCACCAGGGCCTGGGCGTCGACATACCCGAGCATGCGCGCCAGCGCCGGGTTGGCGGCGCGCATGCCATCTTCGAGGCTGGCCTGGAAGATACCGTGCACGGCGTGCTCGAACAGCCACTTGTAGCGATTGCGCTCGGCTTCCAGCTCTTCCAGGCGCACCGCCAGTTCCGGGTAATGACTCTTGCGTACGGTGTGGTTGCTCAGCCCCAGCAAACCGGCCAGGGCATCGCCCGCCGGTTCAGAGGGCCTCGCCATACACTACCTCGACGTCGCGCTGGCTGGAGCTGCGCGGGTTGGTGAGGATGCACGGGTCATCCATGGCGTGCTGGGACAGGAATGGAATATCACTGAGGCCAACGCCATGCAGGCCGAGGGTTTCATGAAAGCCCACGGCGCGCTTGAGGGCGATCAGGTGCTCGACCAGACGCTGGCTGATCTGCTTGTGGCTCAGGCCCCGGCAATCGATGCCCAGGGTTTGCGCAATCACCTTGAACCGCTCTGGCGCGGCGCTGTAGTTGAACGCCACCACATGCTCGACCAGCACCGCATTGCACAGCCCATGGGGCAAGTCGAGAAAGCCACCCAGGCTGTGGGACATGGCATGCACGGCACCGAGAATCGCGTTAGAGAACGCCAGCCCCGCCTGCATGCTGCCGAGCATGATCTTCTCGCGCAGGGCGATGTCGTCGGGGTTGGCGATCATCTGTACCAGGTTGCCGTCGATCAGGCGCATGGCCTCCAGCGCATGGGGGTCGGTCAGCGGCCCGTGGCCGGTCGAGACGAACGCCTCGATGGCATGCACCAGGGCATCGATGCCGGTACAGGCGGAGAGGAACGGGTCCATGCTCAGGGTGGTCTCAGGATCGATCAACGACACATCCGGCACCACCGCCTTGCTGACGATGGAAAACTTCATGCGTTCCTGCTGGTTGGAGATGATCACGAACTGGGAAACGTCGGCGGAGGTACCGGCAGTGGTCGGGATCAGGATCAGCGGCGGGCTTGGCACGCGAATGGTGTCGACCCCTTCGAACTCGAGAATGTGCCGGCCATGGGCAACCACGATGCCGATGCCCTTGGCGCAATCCATCGGGCTGCCGCCACCGACGGCGACGATCACGTCGCACTGTTCGCTGCGGTAGCGCTCGGCGCCGGCCATTACCTCTTCAACCCGCGGGTTGGGGGATACCTCGGTGTACAGGCAGTAATCGATGCCCAGGCCCTGCAGGCTGGCTTCGATATCGCCGACCCAGCCGGCGGCGATCACGCCGGGGTCACTGACCAGCAGAACCTTGCGCGCGCCGAAGGTCTTGGCGTAGTTGGCGACATGATGCCGGCAACCGGCGCCGAAGATGATTTCCGGGGAGACGAACTTGCGCAACTGGCTCAGCTTCGGGCTCATGGGACGCCTCTGTTCTTGTTGTAATAGCGCCAGCCTAAAGCATCCCGCATCGATTGCAATCAGACCATCGGCGGGCAGAAACAGGAGCGCCGACCGCTGCAAGCAGCGACCGGCGCAAGAGGGAT
This portion of the Pseudomonas sp. SORT22 genome encodes:
- a CDS encoding TraR/DksA C4-type zinc finger protein; protein product: MTKEKLLAMPADDYMNAEQLAFFTSLLQQMKVEIHERIEQSRVTIESLDTPADPADAASVEEERHWLVNTIDRDQRLLPQLEMALGRIADESFGWCDDSGEPIGLKRLLISPTTKYCIEAQERHEQIDKHQRQA
- a CDS encoding hybrid sensor histidine kinase/response regulator, producing MARPSEPAGDALAGLLGLSNHTVRKSHYPELAVRLEELEAERNRYKWLFEHAVHGIFQASLEDGMRAANPALARMLGYVDAQALVLSRNDLASHLFAGGQDELLAIAQVLQREQALIGYETQLRRRDGSHIDVLMNLLLRPDEEGVVEGFVADITERKQAQARLQQLNDQLEQRVAERTNELIEARDAAQAANRSKDKYLAAASHDLLQPLNAARLLISTLRERSLAKSEQQLVERAHQALEGAEDLLTDLLDISRLDQAAIKPDLELYRLDEVLAPLASEFQPVAEAAGLSLRLRSARLAVRTDLRLLTRILRNFLSNACRYTEHGSILLGARRRGEYLRLEVWDSGRGIAADRLQSIFLEFNQLDVGRAADRKGVGLGLAIVERIARILDYPVQVRSWPGRGSVFSIDVPLSSEQPSELPPSTLVLPSVGDPLPGRRLLVLDNELSIQQSMAALLQQWGCEVLTASDYASALVVLDGRAPELILADFHLDHGVTGCEVVRDLRRHFACSIFAVMITADRSDQSRRAMQRLGAPLLNKPVKPGKLRAVLSQLLG
- the ercA gene encoding alcohol dehydrogenase-like regulatory protein ErcA, which produces MSPKLSQLRKFVSPEIIFGAGCRHHVANYAKTFGARKVLLVSDPGVIAAGWVGDIEASLQGLGIDYCLYTEVSPNPRVEEVMAGAERYRSEQCDVIVAVGGGSPMDCAKGIGIVVAHGRHILEFEGVDTIRVPSPPLILIPTTAGTSADVSQFVIISNQQERMKFSIVSKAVVPDVSLIDPETTLSMDPFLSACTGIDALVHAIEAFVSTGHGPLTDPHALEAMRLIDGNLVQMIANPDDIALREKIMLGSMQAGLAFSNAILGAVHAMSHSLGGFLDLPHGLCNAVLVEHVVAFNYSAAPERFKVIAQTLGIDCRGLSHKQISQRLVEHLIALKRAVGFHETLGLHGVGLSDIPFLSQHAMDDPCILTNPRSSSQRDVEVVYGEAL